The Megalops cyprinoides isolate fMegCyp1 chromosome 10, fMegCyp1.pri, whole genome shotgun sequence genome window below encodes:
- the LOC118784752 gene encoding annexin A2-like translates to MEILLRTVEMPVIETEMWWGTLGTVRPFPNFKPEKDTREIQTALEKKDVNTLVRILTNRTNAQRQVISQTYNTLTQKDLSPALKKVLSGGLQDLLLGLMMTPAQFDAHRLRQAMEGLGTDEETLLEVLCTSSAQQLRDITITYKQEFGRYLENDLISETSKDFTKLLLAILKKEQENMQGVIDYQLIDRDVKSLTEALSGKKADSAPWIRILTTRDSDHLNRVLSKWESVRGETVDKALQSHFSGDLKLGLRVLVRSIQNTPLYLAQRLQASMRKGSVLRGILISRSEEDLLSVRVEYRRLAQASLYSTIEKEFKGDLQMALLAMCRAEDL, encoded by the exons ATGGAGATTCTTTTAAGGACAGTTGAAATGCCAGTCATAGAGACT GAGATGTGGTGGGGTACCCTGGGCACTGTGCGCCCCTTCCCAAACTTTAAACCTGAGAAGGACACCCGAGAAATCCAAACTGCACTGGAGAAGAAAG ATGTGAATACTCTGGTGAGGATCCTGACCAACCGCACCAATGCACAGAGACAGGTCATCTCACAGACTTACAACACGCTCACACAGAAG GACCTGAGTCCAGCCCTGAAGAAAGTGCTGTCAGGGGGGCTTCAGGACCTCCTTCTGGGTCTCATGATGACCCCCGCACAATTTGACGCCCACCGCCTCCGACAAGCCATGGAG GGTCTGGGCACAGATGAGGAGACTTTGTTAGAGGTCCTGTGTACCAGTTCAGCACAGCAGCTCAGGGACATCACTATTACCTACAAACAGG AGTTTGGACGATATCTGGAGAACGACTTGATCAGCGAGACCAGCAAGGACTTCACCAAGCTACTCCTAGCCATCCTCAAG AAGGAACAGGAGAACATGCAAGGAGTGATTGATTACCAACTCATTGATCGAGATGTCAAG AGCCTGACTGAAGCCCTCAGCGGTAAGAAGGCCGACTCGGCTCCCTGGATCAGGATACTCACCACACGGGATTCGGACCATCTCAACAGAG tCTTGTCCAAGTGGGAGAGTGTGAGGGGGGAGACGGTGGACAAAGCACTACAAAGCCACTTTTCTGGGGACCTGAAACTGGGGCTACGAGTACTGG TCCGTTCCATCCAGAACACCCCTTTGTACCTGGCTCAGCGGCTGCAGGCATCCATGAGG aAAGGCAGTGTGTTGCGTGGCATCCTCATCTCCCGCAGTGAAGAGGATCTTCTCAGTGTGAGAGTGGAGTATCGAAGGCTGGCCCAGGCCTCGCTCTACTCAACCATAGAG AAGGAATTCAAGGGAGATCTTCAAATGGCACTGCTGGCCATGTGTCGGGCTGAAGACTTATAg